The DNA sequence CCCTTGAAGGCCACCAACCGATGACCCCAGGTGCGCCGCCGTTGATGCTGAGGCGCCAGTATTGATTGTTGACCGCAGCTTGCAGTACTCCTTTGGTGGTGAAGTCAAAAGCGGCAGATTTGCCTTGGGTGTCATCTATCCAGTCGACAATCTGCTGGCGGTGAGCATTGACATTATTGAGATCTAGATTGTCCCATAATTCGCCAACGGAGAAATAAGGATTGGTGCCGTCGTTGTATAGGCCATTGTAATAACCGTTGAAGCCACGGACATAGTCATAACGCCATCCATCGAAGCCAATGGTGTTTTTGAGCCAGTTCATCCAGCCCGTTAGATCACTTTGTACCGTGCTATTGGTGTGGTCGAGATCGCGGGCAGCGTGGTAATTGTCGCCGGTGTCGTAATTTCCGCAGGGATTGCCTCCGTTTTGTCCCCATTCGTCATTGTTGGTGACGGCCCAGCAGCCCCAGGTAGGATTGGTGAAGTCGGCCCAGTTCGTTGATCCTACCCGGTGATTAATGACGATGTCTGCCAATACTTTCATGCCATTGTTGTGCAGCGCATTGATGCAGCTCGTCAGTTCTTGCTGGGTGCCATAAGAAGAGTTTACATTGTAAAGCTCGCGGGGAAGATACCCCTGTGGAGCTGCAGCATCGCTAGGTGGCGGTAGCCATATCATGTCAAATTGGGCAGTACCCAGTTCTTGCGCTTTGCTCTGCACCACATTGTACCAACCATTACTGTTGGAATGAGATACCCAGTTGAAGCCCTGGAGCATGATGTCTGTTCTTTGAGAATAATTTTGGGCGGTGAGAGTTACGGCTAATAGGATAGAAAAGCAAAAAGCTAGTATATTTTTTGTTTCCATAACTCGTTATGATATTTTATTTCGATAATTAAGCTTTTGCAAACATAATATAACAAAACGGCCTCGTCGCACCAGTTTATAAGGTGGTCGCAGTTTGGGGTTGAAAAGTGGTACTTTGGAAAGTGGTACTTTTTAAGTGCTGATTGTGAGGTCTTTAAGGATTGTCGTGTTGGCGAAGGTATTCGCGAGGAGTAAGGCCCGTTTGCTTCTTGAATGCCCTATTGAAAGCTGTTTTGGAATTAAAACCGGCCTCTAGTGCGAGGCTCAATATCGTCCGTTCTTGGTGGTCACCCTTGTCAATCCTTTGCTGAAAGCTTTTGATCCGGTGACTGTTGATGTAGTCGAAGAAATTCTTCCCAAATTGATCATTGATCAATTTTGAGAGTTGGTGACTAGGCGTTTGAGCAAGATCGGCCAATTCGCCCAAGCTGAGGCTGGGATTGAGATAAGGACGCTTGTCCTCCATGAGTTGTTCCAGCTGACGGAATTCTTCCTGGGGGGGAGCCAAAACAGGAGAGCTCTGCAAAGAGGCAAGCGGAGTGGCTTCAGGAGTTGCCTCTTCTTCAGAAATGTTTGTTGGTGAAGGTGCTGGAAGATTGAGCTGGGCACTACGAAAAATCTGAGGCTGGCGCATAGCGTAATAGCCCATCGTATAGGCACCAACCGCAAGGATGATCCAGGTAGCATCCGTCATCCGATCAGTGATGGGGGTCCAATTAAAGCCGAACCAGAGACCGGTAGCTCCTACCAGGTAGGTGCTGAGCCAGACGATCAGGCACAAGGTATGGAGGAAAAAAACGGTGCGTAAAAAACTAAGGATAGGCAAGCCATCGGCTGCGTAATTGGTGTTTAATTGCCGGAGAAACTGTCGACCTCTTAGCCAGTACACCATGCTGAAAAGGAGGCCAATAGCAGCTACACCAATAAAAGTAGGACGGAGTTGAAGATTAACGACTTGGGTGATAAAGTCGAAGTTGGTTTTAAAAATCTGTGGCAGATAGAACAAGAAGACCAGGGTCAACGGAAGAAAATGCCAAAACCAGCGCCAGCGATAGGGCCAATTAGGCGTAAGTGAACGGAGATAAAGCCAGAAAAGGGGCCCATAAGTAAAGTAAATCAGATCGGGAAGCAGGATGATTTTTGGATAATTCTGGAAAATGTCCCGATCAAAAGCACCGATACGCGCTAGAAAAGTGATGGATAAGACGATGATTAAAAACGATAGAATACGGTTGGTGCGGCGGTGCCGTTCTTTGAAACTATTAATGGCAATAACGAGTAAAATCCCCTGGAGTGCTGCCAGCAGGAGTACCATAGCGTACCAATTGATGCGGTTGCCCGCCAGATCCTCCCAGTTGGCGACTTCAATGTGGAGGAGATCTTGCTTATTGTCTTTGGAGTAGTTGAACAGGCGATTAGGACGTGCCAAGCCATTTTCCCTGCTTTCGATGGTATTCCAATTGCCTCTGCTGATCTTAAACTCGGTAATGTTGGTGCGGATAGGGATAGTGGTGCGGAAGTGCCCATTGGAATCGCGCTCCATTTTGAAATCTGGATCACCTGGCGACCACCCGTTGAAAGAGCCTACCACGTAGAGGGAAGCATCAATAGGCGTATTTTCTGGCAGGCCAGTGACCCTGATGGGCAAAGTATCCTGGTAGGGAA is a window from the Lewinella sp. LCG006 genome containing:
- a CDS encoding helix-turn-helix domain-containing protein, which codes for MRKKLAIIVVFGLCLLPLTVVAQLTVIIKQLPDYTPQADSIYLAGSFNDWNPKDQNFRFQKLTNGRWQYNFLTPMPDFEFKITRGSWSTVEGGVVSEPIPNRFYSNTGKQKDTLRITISGWEDQKEEIPYQDTLPIRVTGLPENTPIDASLYVVGSFNGWSPGDPDFKMERDSNGHFRTTIPIRTNITEFKISRGNWNTIESRENGLARPNRLFNYSKDNKQDLLHIEVANWEDLAGNRINWYAMVLLLAALQGILLVIAINSFKERHRRTNRILSFLIIVLSITFLARIGAFDRDIFQNYPKIILLPDLIYFTYGPLFWLYLRSLTPNWPYRWRWFWHFLPLTLVFLFYLPQIFKTNFDFITQVVNLQLRPTFIGVAAIGLLFSMVYWLRGRQFLRQLNTNYAADGLPILSFLRTVFFLHTLCLIVWLSTYLVGATGLWFGFNWTPITDRMTDATWIILAVGAYTMGYYAMRQPQIFRSAQLNLPAPSPTNISEEEATPEATPLASLQSSPVLAPPQEEFRQLEQLMEDKRPYLNPSLSLGELADLAQTPSHQLSKLINDQFGKNFFDYINSHRIKSFQQRIDKGDHQERTILSLALEAGFNSKTAFNRAFKKQTGLTPREYLRQHDNP